One stretch of Suncus etruscus isolate mSunEtr1 unplaced genomic scaffold, mSunEtr1.pri.cur scaffold_142_ctg1, whole genome shotgun sequence DNA includes these proteins:
- the LOC126000696 gene encoding calcium/calmodulin-dependent protein kinase II inhibitor 2, producing the protein MSEILPYGEDKMGRFGADPEGSDLSFSCRLQDTNSFFAGNQAKRPPKLGQIGRAKRVVIEDDRIDDVLKGMGEKPPSGV; encoded by the exons ATGTCCGAGATCCTGCCCTACGGCGAGGACAAGATGGGTCGCTTCGGCGCCGACCCCGAGGGCTCCGACCTCTCCTTCAGCTGCCGCCTGCAGGACACCAACTCCTTCTTCGCGGGGAACCAGGCCAAGCGACCCCCCAAACTGGGCCAGATCGGCCGAGCCAAGAGAG TGGTGATCGAGGATGACCGGATAGACGACGTGCTGAAGGGGATGGGGGAGAAGCCGCCGTCCGGAGTGTAG
- the LOC126000693 gene encoding EEF1A lysine methyltransferase 4-like, whose translation MEGCGNSALSYELSLVGFPDVTSVDYSSVVVDAMRTRYAHMPNLRWETMDVRALDFPSGSFDVVLEKGTLDALLAGEEDPWTVSLDGVHTVDLVLSEVSRVLVPEGRFISLTSAAPHFRSRHYAQARYGWSLRHTTYGDGFHFHLYFMYKGRELSGAQLALGAQLFLPPRPPPTPCFLQDSDHEDFLSAIQL comes from the exons ATGGAGG GCTGTGGGAACAGTGCCCTTAGCTACGAGTTGTCCCTTGTGGGCTTCCCTGATGTGACCAGCGTGGATTATTCATCAGTGGTAGTGGATGCCATGCGCACCCGTTACGCCCACATGCCCAACCTACGCTGGGAGACCATGGACGTGCGGGCCTTGGACTTTCCCTCCGGCTCCTTCGACGTGGTGCTTGAGAAGGGCACACTGGATGCTCTGCTGGCTGGAGAAGAGGACCCCTGGACCGTGTCCTTGGACGGTGTCCATACTGTGGACCTGGTGCTCAGTGAG GTGAGCCGGGTGCTGGTCCCCGAGGGCCGGTTCATCTCGCTGACCTCTGCTGCCCCCCACTTTCGGAGCAGGCACTATGCCCAAGCCCGCTACGGCTGGTCCCTAAGACACACAACCTATGGCGATGGTTTCCACTTCCACCTCTACTTCATGTACAAGGGCAGGGAGCTGAGTGGGGCCCAGCTGGCTCTGGGGGCCCAGCTATTCTTACCCCCcaggcctccccccaccccctgcttccTCCAGGACTCAGACCACGAGGACTTCCTCAGTGCCATCCAGCTGTAA